A portion of the Pan troglodytes isolate AG18354 chromosome 10, NHGRI_mPanTro3-v2.0_pri, whole genome shotgun sequence genome contains these proteins:
- the FRS2 gene encoding fibroblast growth factor receptor substrate 2 translates to MGSCCSCPDKDTVPDNHRNKFKVINVDDDGNELGSGIMELTDTELILYTRKRDSVKWHYLCLRRYGYDSNLFSFESGRRCQTGQGIFAFKCARAEELFNMLQEIMQNNSINVVEEPVVERNNHQTELEVPRTPRTPTTPGFAAQNLPNGYPRYPSFGDASSHPSSRHPSVGSARLPSVGEESTHPLLVAEEQVHTYVNTTGVQEERKNRTSVHVPLEARVSNAESNTPKEEPSSTEDRDPQILLEPEGVKFVLGPTPVQKQLMEKEKLEQLGRDQVSGSGANNTEWDTGYDSDERRDAPSVNKLVYENINGLSIPSASGVRRGRLTSTSTSDTQNINNSAQRRTALLNYENLPSLPPVWEARKLSRDEDDNLGPKTPSLNGYHNNLDPMHNYVNTENVTVPASAHKIEYSRRRDCTPTVFNFDIRRPSLEHRQLNYIQVDLEGGSDSDNPQTPKTPTTPLPQTPTRRTELYAVIDIERTAAMSNLQKALPRDDGTSRKTRHNSTDLPM, encoded by the exons ATGGGTAGCTGTTGTAGCTGTCCAGATAAAGACACTGTCCCAGATAACCATCGGAACAAGTTTAAG GTCATTAATGTGGATGATGATGGGAATGAGTTAGGTTCTGGCATAATGGAACTTACAGACACAGAACTGATTTTATACACCCGCAAACGTGACTCAGTAAAATGGCACTACCTCTGCCTGCGACGCTATGGCTATGACTCgaatctcttttcttttgaaagtggTCGAAGGTGTCAAACTGGACAAG GAATCTTTGCCTTTAAGTGTGCCCGTGCAGAAGAATTATTTAACATGTTGCAAGAGATTATGCAAAATAATAGTATAAATGTGGTGGAAGAGCCAGTTGtagaaagaaataatcatcagacaGAATTGGAAGTCCCTAGAACACCTCGAACACCTACAA CTCCAGGATTTGCTGCTCAGAACTTACCTAATGGATATCCCCGATATCCCTCATTTGGAGATGCTTCATCCCATCCTTCAAGCAGACATCCTTCTGTGGGAAGTGCTCGCCTGCCTTCAGTAGGGGAAGAATCTACACATCCTTTGCTTGTGGCTGAGGAACAA gtACATACCTATGTCAACACTACAGGTGTGCAAGAAGAGCGGAAAAACCGCACAAGTGTGCATGTTCCATTGGAGGCGAGGGTTTCTAACGCTGAAAGCAACACACCAAAAGAAGAACCAAGTAGTACTGAGGACAGGGATCCTCAGATTCTTCTTGAACCTGAAGGAGTCAAATTTGTTTTAGGGCCAACCCCTGTTCAAAAGCAGTTAATGGAAAAAGAGAAACTGGAGCAACTTGGAAGAGATCAAGTTAGTGGAAGTGGAGCAAATAACACAGAATGGGACACTGGCTATGACAGTGATGAACGAAGAGATGCACCCTCTGTTAACAAACTGgtgtatgaaaatataaatgggctaTCTATCCCTAGTGCCTCAGGGGTCAGGAGAGGTCGTCTGACATCCACCAGTACCTCAGATACCCAGAATATCAACAACTCAGCTCAGAGAAGAACTGCATTATTAAACTATGAAAATCTACCATCTTTGCCTCCTGTTTGGGAAGCCCGCAAGCTAAGTAGAGATGAAGATGACAATTTAGGaccaaagaccccatctctaaatggCTACCATAATAATCTAGATCCAATGCATAACTATGTAAATACAGAGAATGTAACAGTGCCGGCAAGTGCTCACAAAATAGAATATTCAAGGCGTCGGGACTGTACACCAACAGTCTTTAACTTTGATATCAGACGCCCAAGTTTAGAACACAGGCAGCTTAATTACATACAGGTTGACTTGGAAGGTGGCAGTGACTCTGACAACCCTCAGACTCCAAAAACGCCTACAACTCCCCTTCCACAAACCCCTACCAGGCGCACAGAGCTGTATGCCGTGATAGACATCGAGAGAACTGCTGCTATGTCAAATTTGCAGAAAGCACTGCCACGAGATGATGGTACATCTAGGAAAACTAGACACAATAGTACTGATCTGCCCATGTGA
- the CCT2 gene encoding T-complex protein 1 subunit beta, with product MASLSLAPVNIFKAGADEERAETARLTSFIGAIAIGDLVKSTLGPKGMDKILLSSGRDASLMVTNDGATILKNIGVDNPAAKVLVDMSRVQDDEVGDGTTSVTVLAAELLREAESLIAKKIHPQTIIAGWREATKAAREALLSSAVDHGSDEVKFRQDLMNIAGTTLSSKLLTHHKDHFTKLAVEAVLRLKGSGNLEAIHIIKKLGGSLADSYLDEGFLLDKKIGVNQPKRIENAKILIANTGMDTDKIKIFGSRVRVDSTAKVAEIEHAEKEKMKEKVERILKHGINCFINRQLIYNYPEQLFGAAGVMAIEHADFAGVERLALVTGGEIASTFDHPELVKLGSCKLIEEVMIGEDKLIHFSGVALGEACTIVLRGATQQILDEAERSLHDALCVLAQTVKDSRTVYGGGCSEMLMAHAVTQLANRTPGKEAVAMESYAKALRMLPTIIADNAGYDSADLVAQLRAAHSEGNTTAGLDMREGTIGDMAILGITESFQVKRQVLLSAAEAAEVILRVDNIIKAAPRKRVPDHHPC from the exons ATG GCGTCCCTTTCCCTTGCACCTGTTAACATCTTTAAGGCAGGAGCTGATGAAGAGAGAGCAGAGACAGCTCGTCTG ACTTCTTTTATTGGTGCCATCGCCATTGGAGACTTGGTAAAGAGCACCTTGGGACCCAAAGGCAtg GACAAAATTCTTCTAAGCAGTGGACGAGATGCCTCTCTTATGGTAACTAATGATGGTGCCACTATTCTAAAAAACATTGGTGTTGACAATCCAGCAGCTAAAGTTTTAGTTG ataTGTCAAGGGTTCAAGATGATGAAGTTGGTGATGGCACTACCTCTGTTACCGTTTTAGCAGCAGAATTATTAAGG GAAGCAGAATCTTTAATTGCAAAAAAGATTCATCCACAGACCATCATAGCGGGTTGGAGAGAAGCCACGAAGGCTGCAAGAGAGGCGCTGTTGAGTTCTGCAGTTGATCATGG TTCCGATGAAGTTAAATTCCGTCAAGATTTAATGAATATTGCGGGCACAACATTATCCTCAAAACTTCTTACTCATCACAAAGACCACTTTACAAAGTTAGCTGTAGAAGCAGTTCTCAGACTGAAAGGCTCTGGCAACCTGGAGGCAATTCATATTATCAAGAAGCTAGGAGGAAGTTTGGCAGATTCCTATTTAGATGAAG GCTTCCTGTTGGATAAAAAAATTGGAGTAAATCAACCAAAACGAATTGAAAATGCTAAAATTCTTATTGCAAATACTGGTATGGATACAGACAAAATAAAG ATATTTGGTTCCCGGGTAAGAGTTGACTCTACAGCAAAGGTTGCAGAAATAGAACATgcggaaaaggaaaaaatgaaggagAAGGTTGAACGTATTCTTAAGCATGGAATAAATTGCTTTATTAACAG gcaattaatttataattatccTGAACAGCTCTTTGGTGCTGCTGGTGTCATGGCTATTGAGCATGCAGATTTTGCAGGTGTGGAACGCCTAGCTCTTGTCACAG GTGGTGAAATTGCCTCTACCTTTGATCACCCAGAACTGGTGAAGCTTGGAAGTTGCAAACTTATCGAGGAAGTCATGATTGGAGAAGACAAACTCATTCACTTTTCTGGGGTTGCCCTTG GTGAGGCTTGTACCATTGTTTTGCGTGGTGCCACTCAACAAATTTTAGATGAAGCAGAAAGATCATTGCATGATGCTCTTTGTGTTCTTGCGCAAACTGTAAAGGACTCTAGAACAGTTTATGGAGGAG GCTGTTCTGAGATGTTGATGGCTCATGCTGTGACACAGCTTGCCAATAGAACACCAGGCAAAGAAGCTGTTGCAATGGAGTCTTATGCTAAAGCACTGAGAATG tTGCCAACCATCATAGCTGACAATGCAGGCTATGACAGTGCAGACCTGGTGGCACAGCTCAGGGCTGCTCACAGTGAAGGCAATACCACTGCTGGATTGG aTATGAGGGAAGGCACCATTGGAGATATGGCTATCCTGGGTATAACAGAAAGTTTTCAAGTGAAGCGACAGGTTCTTCTGAGTGCAGCTGAAGCAGCAGAGGTGATTCTGCGTGTGGACAACATCATCAAAGCGGCACCCAG GAAACGTGTCCCTGATCACCACCCCTGTTAA